One Ignavibacterium album JCM 16511 genomic region harbors:
- a CDS encoding choice-of-anchor D domain-containing protein — MKKLFILFALLSTCIFSQTLIQTVNLPGNTFYNSGYGLVYVNGKYWISSDNSTVGSGVLNAVNDQGVQVDNLLIQYPGIRASQGLAFDGTDFWYVERKVARCDLFKVSTTGVVLDSITTPEIFGGNTSMILGGAAWDGTGLWISVYSPDTRVALYKVNVAARSIVDTIQIQQFGLQPTGITVKGDTLFFVMDGFQNNDERIYAVSLTTKDTLFSFHVPEQPGIRQNPRGLAWDGNYFWLLAEPVGASSGRQLFKYDLTGSGTPSINLITTTINFGNVMIDSTSTSNILIRNYGSANLVIDSAKVSNPVFSLGTSFPIIIQPGVTISIPVSFTPTSNQTYNDSVMFFHNDPNFAYSRTLLTGTGVYTAPYIVFVPPALVYGNKRVNSTSYLTLKIENRGSSILTIDSIRLKSDKFYFENLFTPINILPLSSYSFNVWFNPDALRLFTDSVIVYSNASNGSVLYVSCSGTGIVSDPTLGNIFWQGQIPPNSGTSLQDYTPRSIKKIQDINGDGIKDIVVATENYWTLAFNGNSSGSGDILWMYSTYFGSINTGSVDYEQCLQIASDLNNDGHEDVVIGTGGGNEFVYALNGLTGEVLWEFGNASTTNDGDIMGLDVKRDLTGDGIPDVLCTASGNESTGEGRFSIYLLNGANGQEIWRINQAPEQKLKYMVTSTDAGGAAGSRVGTLNEVIGFNQTGGIRWVFPTTGTPWTVKEISDIGGLPGSDVVIGTTTGRVYVVDGNTGQQLWQANIGNVFIEDLRVTPDMNNSGYPDVLVSGINPNIFLLEGQNGNVIWQNNTGGNILGKDVLSDLTGDGYPEFGSASLNNIVHIYDGRTGQIKFQYAFGGGGNSTAAEHVVDLDDIDGNLSVEFVACSRDGRVICFSGGTDIIPVEMTTFYATVNGNDVNLVWSTATETNNKGFEIQRAAVEKDNNSNWKTINFVNGVGTTTQSQNYSYVDRNISSGKYLYRLKQIDFDGSYKYSSEIEVIVGLPDRFVLEQNYPNPFNPITKIKFSLPADVKGQTSKVELKIYDVLGKEVATLINEDKEAGNYEIEFDSKNYGLSSGVYFYQLKYGELSSVKKFVLMK; from the coding sequence GGCATAAGAGCTTCGCAAGGTTTGGCTTTCGATGGAACTGATTTCTGGTATGTTGAGAGAAAAGTTGCCAGATGCGATTTGTTCAAAGTCAGCACAACAGGTGTGGTGCTCGATTCAATTACAACTCCTGAAATTTTCGGTGGAAATACTTCAATGATACTTGGCGGTGCTGCGTGGGATGGAACTGGATTATGGATTTCTGTTTATTCACCTGATACAAGAGTTGCCTTGTATAAAGTTAATGTAGCCGCCAGATCAATCGTTGATACGATTCAAATTCAACAATTTGGACTACAACCAACGGGTATTACCGTTAAAGGTGATACTCTGTTTTTCGTTATGGATGGATTTCAGAATAATGACGAAAGAATTTATGCTGTAAGTCTTACTACAAAAGATACTTTGTTCTCTTTTCATGTTCCTGAACAACCGGGTATTAGACAAAATCCAAGAGGACTTGCCTGGGACGGAAATTATTTCTGGTTACTTGCTGAACCCGTTGGTGCTTCATCAGGCAGACAATTATTTAAATATGATTTGACCGGTTCCGGCACTCCATCAATAAATCTCATTACTACAACTATCAATTTTGGAAATGTAATGATTGATTCGACTTCAACATCTAATATACTTATCAGGAATTATGGTTCAGCTAATTTGGTAATTGATTCAGCTAAAGTAAGTAATCCAGTTTTTTCATTAGGAACTTCTTTCCCGATTATAATTCAACCAGGAGTTACGATTTCAATTCCCGTTTCATTCACTCCAACTTCAAATCAAACATATAATGATTCAGTAATGTTCTTTCATAACGATCCAAACTTCGCTTATTCCAGAACTTTGTTAACCGGAACGGGAGTTTACACTGCGCCTTACATTGTGTTTGTTCCACCAGCATTGGTTTATGGAAATAAAAGAGTTAATTCAACTTCATATCTAACTCTAAAAATTGAAAATCGTGGCTCAAGCATTCTGACAATTGACTCAATAAGATTAAAATCAGATAAGTTTTATTTTGAAAATCTATTTACTCCAATTAATATTCTGCCGCTTTCATCTTATAGCTTTAATGTTTGGTTCAATCCTGATGCTCTAAGGTTATTCACTGATTCGGTAATCGTTTATTCTAATGCATCAAATGGAAGTGTTCTTTATGTAAGCTGCTCAGGGACAGGCATTGTTTCTGACCCAACTCTCGGAAACATTTTCTGGCAGGGACAAATTCCCCCAAATTCCGGAACAAGTTTGCAGGATTATACACCGCGTTCAATAAAGAAAATTCAGGATATAAATGGAGATGGAATTAAAGATATTGTTGTTGCAACTGAAAATTACTGGACTCTTGCTTTTAATGGAAACAGTAGTGGAAGTGGTGATATACTCTGGATGTATTCAACCTACTTTGGAAGTATTAATACTGGTTCGGTTGATTACGAACAGTGTTTGCAGATTGCATCTGATTTGAATAATGATGGTCACGAAGATGTTGTGATTGGCACTGGTGGTGGGAATGAATTCGTCTATGCTTTGAATGGATTAACCGGCGAGGTGCTGTGGGAATTTGGAAATGCCTCAACAACCAACGATGGTGACATTATGGGTTTAGATGTAAAAAGAGATTTAACTGGTGATGGTATTCCTGATGTTCTTTGCACTGCCAGTGGTAATGAATCAACAGGCGAAGGAAGATTTTCGATTTATCTTCTCAATGGCGCAAATGGTCAGGAAATCTGGAGAATTAATCAGGCACCTGAACAAAAATTGAAATATATGGTTACTTCAACTGATGCTGGTGGTGCAGCTGGTTCAAGAGTTGGAACTTTGAATGAAGTGATTGGGTTCAATCAAACAGGAGGCATAAGATGGGTATTTCCTACAACTGGAACTCCGTGGACGGTTAAAGAAATATCGGATATCGGAGGATTGCCGGGCTCAGATGTTGTAATCGGTACTACAACAGGTAGAGTTTATGTGGTTGATGGAAACACCGGACAGCAACTCTGGCAGGCAAATATTGGGAATGTCTTTATCGAAGACCTTAGAGTTACTCCTGATATGAATAATTCAGGTTATCCCGATGTACTTGTTAGTGGAATAAATCCAAATATCTTTTTACTTGAAGGTCAGAATGGAAATGTTATCTGGCAGAATAATACTGGTGGAAATATCCTTGGAAAAGATGTGCTCAGTGATCTGACTGGTGATGGATATCCTGAATTTGGTTCTGCTTCGCTGAATAACATTGTTCATATTTATGATGGACGAACCGGACAAATTAAATTTCAGTATGCTTTTGGTGGCGGAGGAAATTCAACTGCAGCAGAGCATGTAGTTGATTTGGATGATATTGATGGTAACCTTAGCGTTGAATTTGTTGCTTGCTCAAGAGATGGCAGAGTAATTTGTTTTTCAGGTGGAACTGATATTATTCCTGTTGAGATGACTACTTTTTACGCAACCGTAAATGGCAATGATGTGAACTTAGTATGGTCAACTGCTACCGAGACCAACAACAAAGGTTTTGAAATTCAGCGTGCAGCGGTTGAAAAAGATAATAACAGCAATTGGAAAACAATAAATTTCGTAAATGGAGTTGGAACAACAACACAATCACAGAATTATAGTTATGTTGACAGGAATATCAGTTCAGGTAAATATCTCTACAGATTAAAACAAATTGATTTTGATGGAAGTTATAAATATTCAAGTGAGATTGAAGTGATAGTAGGATTGCCGGATAGATTTGTGTTAGAACAGAACTATCCAAATCCATTTAATCCAATAACAAAGATAAAATTCAGTTTGCCAGCAGATGTTAAAGGTCAGACATCAAAAGTAGAATTAAAGATATACGATGTACTTGGAAAAGAAGTAGCAACATTGATAAATGAAGATAAAGAAGCTGGAAATTATGAAATCGAATTTGATTCAAAGAACTACGGATTATCAAGCGGAGTATATTTCTATCAGCTGAAGTATGGAGAATTATCATCTGTTAAAAAATTTGTACTGATGAAATAA